Genomic DNA from Ilyobacter polytropus DSM 2926:
CCGCTAGCCGCAGAAAGTCCAGAGCCTGCATGACCCGATATAAAAGCATCGTGTTCACTCTCTTCAGGGTTTAGAAATGGACCCACCCCACCTCTTGTTCTCAAGGTGGAAAATTCTTTGTCCCTTCCTGTGACAATCTTATGAACATAAGACTGATGTCCTACGTCAAAAAGTATTTTATCCTTAGGAGAATCAAAAACTTTATGAAGTGCAAGAGTTAATTCTACAACTCCTAGATTTGGAGCTAAATGCCCCCCGTTTTTACTTACAACATCTATGAGCTGCGTCCTTATCTCTTGAGCTAATTTTTCAATTTGATTTATGTTCATCTCTTTTATATTCATAGAAATTTTCCTACCTTAGGCTAGCAGATATTTTTTCATAAGAAGTCCCACTATAATTCCTAGAAGAGCACCGATCAAGACTTCAAATGGTGTGTGCCCCAGTAACTCCTTTAGATTCTCATCATGAATTCTTTCCTCAATTTTCTGAGTAAGTCTTTCTACTATCTTATTTAATACCCCAGCTTGTTTTCCTGCGGCTCTTCTTATACCGGCTGCATCATACATGACTATTCCCGAAAAAATTACTGCTATTGCAAAATAGCTGCTTGACATCCCCTCGACTATAGCTATGGAAGTTGCCAGAGACGTGGCCGTAGATGAGTGAGAACTAGGCATTCCCCCAGTCCCCCAAAATCTTTTAAAATCCAATGTCTTATCAAAAATTATGGCACTTATTACCTTGTAAAATTGAGCTATAAACCACGCAATAAATACAACATCGATTATCCTATTTCCAAAAATTATTCCTGGTTTCATAATTCTCTCCCAATATAATTTATATTTTTTTCAATACCTCTGAAACAACAGGATTGTCTTTGTTTTCCTTATAAAATATCAGTGTCTTACCAATTATTCCCACAAGTTCAGATCCGGTTTTTTCTGCCAACTCAAAGGCGACCTCTTTTTTATCTACTTCAGAATTCTGAAGGATCTTCACCTTTATAAGTTCTCTAGACTCTATTGCTTGAAGAAAACTCTCTACAAGGTTGTGCGACATACCGTCTTTACCAATCCTTACAATAGGATCTAGGTCGTGGGCCTCTTTTCTCAAAAAATCTCTTTGTTTACTGTTAAGTTTCATTTTTCTCCTCTCTATACTTCCATTATTATCGGTAAAATTACCGGATTTCTCTGAATTTTGTCATAAAAATATTTAGATGCGACATCTTTTGTCACAGTTTTTAAGGCTGCCCATTCTGTAATTTTCTTTTCTTCGTAAGATTTCAGTTTTTCTTTGATGCATAAAGCTGCCTCATTTATCATCTTTTCAGACTCTCTAGAATATACAAAACCTCTTGTAACTATATCAGGTCCTGCCAGTATCATTCCAGTTTCTTTAGATATAGTTAGAACCACTATTACCACTCCGTCTTGTCCTAACTGTTGTCTGTCACGAAGAACGATATTCCCTATATCACCGACTCCTAATCCGTCTACGAGAATTGCTCCGGCACTTACCTTTCCTGCTATTTTAGCATAGGACTTTGTAACCTCTATTTTGCTTCCGTTTACTGCGATAAGTATTTTCTTCTCAACAACCCCTGTCTCAATAGCAGTTTGTTTATGAGCCTTAAGCATCTTATATTCTCCATGAACAGGCATAAAGTGCCTTGGTTTTATGAGATTTAACATCAGTTTCTGCTCATCTTTACTAGCGTGTCCCGACACGTGTATTCCAGCTATTTTTCTAAATACAACTTCAGCATCATGCTTTAGTAGATTGTTTATATTATTATATACAGCCCTTTCATTTCCAGGTATTGGAGTTGCAGATATTATTACAGTATCTCCCTTTCTGAGCTTTATATGTTTATGCATGTCTTTAGCTATTCTAGAAAGTGCAGCAAGTGGTTCTCCCTGTGTACCTGTACACAGTATAACTACCTTGTCCTCTTTTAATTTTCCCACTTCATGAAGA
This window encodes:
- a CDS encoding divergent PAP2 family protein, which codes for MKPGIIFGNRIIDVVFIAWFIAQFYKVISAIIFDKTLDFKRFWGTGGMPSSHSSTATSLATSIAIVEGMSSSYFAIAVIFSGIVMYDAAGIRRAAGKQAGVLNKIVERLTQKIEERIHDENLKELLGHTPFEVLIGALLGIIVGLLMKKYLLA
- the yhbY gene encoding ribosome assembly RNA-binding protein YhbY; amino-acid sequence: MKLNSKQRDFLRKEAHDLDPIVRIGKDGMSHNLVESFLQAIESRELIKVKILQNSEVDKKEVAFELAEKTGSELVGIIGKTLIFYKENKDNPVVSEVLKKI